The DNA window CCATGCGGCCCGCGTCGACCCAATCCTCGAACACGGCGTCCGCCGTCTTGGCGTTCGTGTGGCCGACGACGAGGATGGCCGTCCCCGCATCACGGATGTGTTCCTGGCCGTAGGCGAGTTCGACGACTTCGTCCAGTCGTTCGTCGTCCTGCACGGCGACGAACTCCCACGGTTGGAGGTTGTACGAGGAGGGCGCGATCGCCGCGTCCTCGATGAGCGCTTCGAGTGTCTCGTCGGAGATGTCCTCCTCCGGGTCGAAATTGTGACCCGAGCGGCGGGTTTGCAGTCCTTCGATGAGTTCGGGAAACTCCGCGTCGTGTGCGACGTCTTCGGCAGCGAGTTGTTCGGACATACGCGACCGAAGGGACTGGGTAGTTAACCGCACCACGGAAACGGCCGTGATTTCCGATTGGAGTGTGGTAGCAGACGACGCTGAAAACCGCTACAGCAATCGCTCTCGGTGCACTGTCCGACTAAAACGCTCGCCGCCGAATCAGTTGATGTGACCTTCGCGTCGAAGTTGGTCCGCCTGTTGCTTGTCGTAGCGCCACGTGATGTCGGCCTTCTCGTCCTGCCAGTCCCACGGTTCGACGAGTACGATGTCGTCCTCCCGAATCCAGACGCGCTTTTGCATCTTTCCGGGGATTCGAGCGGTTCGTTCCTTGCCATCGGCACAGCGCACTTTCACCCGGTTGGCACCGAGCATGTTTGTGACTGTGGCGAATACCTCGTCGTCGTCCGGCATTCGGAGGTTGTTCCGTCCACTGCTGTCACTCATGTCTCGTCCCCACGTTCGTGTGGTATACCTTTAAATCCGCCGTCCGTGGCTTCGGTCGCACGTGCCGAACACGAACCCCGAGCGGTGGGGGTACGTCGTGGAGACGGAACTCGAGCGCTCGTCTCGCCAACTGTCGGTTTTAAGGCAGTGGCAGACGCAATCCGGCCTATGTTCGACAAACTCGGTGCGAAAGGTATCGCGGGGTTATTGGTCCTCCTCGCCGGAATCAGCGTCATCGCTATCAAGAGCGTCATTATCGCCGCCGGAATAGGCCTCGTTGTCATCGGCTTCGTTCTAGCCGCCTGGGGACTCGTTTCGGGGATGCTCTCCAGTTTCGGCATGGGCGGAATGATGGGCGGATTCGAATAATCAGACGCCATCGATTCTCGCTGGGTCAGTGAATCGTCCACGGATTTCGTCGAGAGAGCTGGTTTCGTGGGGTGTCTCTCTTCTCGAACAGTGAGGTCACGTCGGAGAAGCCAGAGAGTGGTCCGAAACGTACCCTCGATAAACTGATTTTGACGATATCAAATCACCATCGTGACAATAATCGGGACGGGAGTCACAGGTCGGAGGACCGTGTGGAGGGGAGTCGATAACGTCGAG is part of the Haladaptatus paucihalophilus DX253 genome and encodes:
- a CDS encoding nitroreductase family protein, which codes for MSEQLAAEDVAHDAEFPELIEGLQTRRSGHNFDPEEDISDETLEALIEDAAIAPSSYNLQPWEFVAVQDDERLDEVVELAYGQEHIRDAGTAILVVGHTNAKTADAVFEDWVDAGRMDEETAQQTKAQTAEMYDDDGMGRDYAIRNASLAAENLMLSAHARGLTATPMIGFDQEGIAEFLGLPDDEIPVMLLAVGPSGGEEPDRLPRRSVDEILHRESY
- the eif1A gene encoding translation initiation factor eIF-1A, coding for MSDSSGRNNLRMPDDDEVFATVTNMLGANRVKVRCADGKERTARIPGKMQKRVWIREDDIVLVEPWDWQDEKADITWRYDKQQADQLRREGHIN
- a CDS encoding DUF7470 family protein: MFDKLGAKGIAGLLVLLAGISVIAIKSVIIAAGIGLVVIGFVLAAWGLVSGMLSSFGMGGMMGGFE